A single window of Rana temporaria chromosome 1, aRanTem1.1, whole genome shotgun sequence DNA harbors:
- the LOC120912147 gene encoding uncharacterized protein LOC120912147 — protein sequence MQHARVRRFTGSQILDYILDENEAEDTEQHSDMDEQVSEAEDEVEYQPEYTDTSDESDEEATSAEPAAVPAETFKSKSGKICWSSEPPDLHGRAAAADVIKMTPGITRFAVTRVSDIKTCFELFMPLSLKQVIIAMTNLEGKKVHGNMWNDINEECLDAYIGVVLFAGVYRSYNEATDSLWDKSRGRYVFPATMSLHTFQMISRVFRFDNRDTRAKSDKLAPIRDVW from the coding sequence ATGCAGCATGCAAGAGTGAGAAGATTTACAGGAAGCCAAATACTGGATTATATCTTGGATGAAAATGAGGCagaggacacagagcagcatagcgaTATGGATGAGCAGGTTTCTGAGGCAGAAGATGAAGTAGAGTATCAACCAGAATACACAGACACATCTGATGAGTCTGATGAGGAGGCCACCAGTGCTGAACCTGCTGCGGTTCCTGCTGAAACATTCAAATCCAAAAGTGGTAAGATCTGTTGGAGTTCAGAACCTCCTGACTTACATGGCAGGGCAGCTGCTGCAGATGTAATCAAAATGACCCCTGGGATTACAAGGTTTGCTGTGACGAGAGTAAGTGACATCAAAACATGTTTTGAACTGTTCATGCCATTGTCACTAAAACAAGTGATCATTGCAATGACAAaccttgaaggaaaaaaagtccatGGCAACATGTGGAATGACATAAATGAGGAATGCCTAGATGCTTATATTGGTGTTGTTCTTTTTGCTGGAGTGTACAGATCCTATAATGAGGCCACTGATAGTCTCTGGGACAAGTCAAGAGGCAGATATGTCTTCCCAGCAACAATGTCACTTCACACCTTTCAAATGATATCAAGAGTTTTCAGATTTGACAACAGAGATACTAGAGCAAAATCTGACAAGCTTGCTCCCATAAGGGATGTCTGGTAG